In Streptomyces sp. DG2A-72, one genomic interval encodes:
- a CDS encoding nitroreductase/quinone reductase family protein: MPRHSERKYRAVTAVQRHLNRVMRRLPTHTLLETTGRTSGLPRRTPIGGRRVGDSFWLVSEFGERSQYVRNIKANPRVRVRIRGRWHDGTAHLLPDDDAVARLRSLPRMNSAAVRVVGAELLTVRVDLEE; the protein is encoded by the coding sequence ATGCCCCGTCACTCCGAACGCAAATACCGGGCCGTCACCGCGGTCCAGCGTCACCTCAACCGCGTCATGCGCCGCCTGCCCACCCACACGCTCCTGGAGACAACCGGCCGCACCTCCGGCCTCCCCCGCCGCACCCCCATCGGCGGCCGCCGCGTCGGCGACTCCTTCTGGCTGGTCTCGGAGTTCGGGGAGCGGTCGCAGTACGTCCGCAACATCAAGGCGAACCCGAGGGTGCGGGTCCGGATCCGGGGCCGCTGGCACGACGGCACCGCGCATCTCCTGCCGGACGACGACGCGGTGGCCCGGCTGCGGAGCCTGCCCCGGATGAACAGTGCGGCGGTACGGGTGGTGGGGGCGGAGTTGCTTACGGTGCGGGTGGATCTGGAGGAGTGA
- a CDS encoding aldehyde dehydrogenase family protein: protein MTDGQRLFIGGRWVEPDGGHYEVIDPASEETVGWAPEASRDQVHAAAAAAREAFGPWSRTTPEERAVVLGRAADIIRGHLEPYARLAQAETGATTGTAYGMQVGVGAARFRRYAKVEPAEWAIPPQINEAGPMGRAAVMGALAVRQPVGVVTCVTSYNNPWANPAGKIAPALAMGNTVVVKPAPQDPLSVFRMAEALAAAGVPAGVVNVVCGRSVEVGEAAVSSPDVDMVSFTGSTAVGQRIAEVCGRDMKRQLMELGGKGAALVFDDADLGSAVAGIGTTFSFYSGQICTAPTRVLAQRGVYDRLVEQLAGYAGRLTVGDPREPGTVVGPVISAEHRERVESYVELGRKEGATVVTGGERPPYDRGFYVPPTLLADCTSPMRVTREEIFGPVVCVIPFDEEEEGITLANDSDYGLIDYVWSSDVARAFRVARQLRAGGVGVNTVGRNMEAPFGGFKKSGVGRDVGSYALHAYSEVQAIVWPG from the coding sequence GTGACCGATGGCCAGAGGCTGTTCATCGGTGGCCGGTGGGTCGAGCCGGACGGCGGCCACTACGAGGTGATCGACCCGGCGTCGGAGGAGACCGTCGGGTGGGCGCCGGAGGCCTCGCGGGATCAGGTGCACGCGGCTGCCGCCGCGGCCCGCGAGGCCTTCGGTCCGTGGTCGCGTACGACGCCGGAGGAGCGGGCGGTCGTGCTGGGCCGGGCGGCGGACATCATCCGCGGGCACCTGGAGCCGTATGCCCGGCTGGCGCAGGCGGAGACGGGGGCGACGACCGGGACGGCGTACGGCATGCAGGTCGGCGTCGGCGCGGCGCGTTTCCGGCGGTACGCGAAGGTCGAGCCGGCGGAGTGGGCGATCCCGCCGCAGATCAACGAGGCGGGTCCGATGGGCAGGGCGGCGGTGATGGGCGCCCTTGCCGTACGCCAACCCGTCGGCGTCGTCACCTGCGTCACCTCCTACAACAACCCCTGGGCCAACCCGGCGGGCAAGATCGCCCCCGCGCTGGCCATGGGCAACACGGTCGTCGTCAAACCCGCCCCGCAGGACCCCCTGTCGGTGTTCCGGATGGCCGAGGCGCTGGCGGCGGCGGGCGTTCCGGCGGGCGTGGTGAACGTGGTCTGCGGCCGTTCGGTGGAGGTGGGCGAGGCGGCCGTGTCCTCCCCGGACGTCGACATGGTCAGCTTCACCGGCTCCACCGCCGTAGGACAGCGCATCGCCGAAGTGTGCGGGCGCGACATGAAACGCCAGTTGATGGAGCTGGGCGGGAAGGGCGCGGCGCTCGTCTTCGACGACGCGGACCTCGGCTCGGCGGTGGCCGGCATCGGGACCACCTTCTCCTTCTACAGCGGCCAGATCTGCACGGCACCGACGCGAGTGCTGGCGCAGCGCGGCGTGTACGACCGGTTGGTCGAGCAACTGGCGGGCTATGCGGGCCGGTTGACGGTCGGTGACCCGAGGGAGCCCGGGACGGTCGTCGGGCCGGTGATCTCGGCTGAGCACCGGGAACGGGTGGAGTCGTACGTCGAGCTGGGCCGCAAGGAGGGGGCCACGGTGGTGACGGGCGGCGAACGCCCCCCGTACGACCGCGGCTTCTACGTCCCCCCGACCCTCCTCGCGGACTGCACCTCTCCGATGCGCGTGACCCGGGAGGAGATCTTCGGCCCGGTCGTGTGTGTCATCCCCTTCGACGAGGAGGAAGAGGGGATCACCCTCGCCAACGACAGCGACTACGGCCTGATCGACTACGTCTGGTCGTCCGACGTGGCCCGGGCATTCCGCGTGGCCCGGCAACTGCGGGCCGGCGGGGTGGGCGTGAACACCGTCGGGCGGAACATGGAGGCGCCGTTCGGGGGGTTCAAGAAGAGCGGGGTGGGGCGGGATGTGGGGTCGTATGCCCTGCATGCGTACAGCGAGGTGCAGGCGATCGTGTGGCCGGGGTGA